The following nucleotide sequence is from Halictus rubicundus isolate RS-2024b chromosome 7, iyHalRubi1_principal, whole genome shotgun sequence.
tgcaacttggaataaattatactgtttcaaaatgaaccagcacagcgataacctactgggacattcccaatatgttaccgtcttcttcatccatcgacgattctctggtgcatcagcaataaaacaccttaatacgactggaatttttttctcgtggaacgtaatgcctccatttgacattatcaagtttatgtcagagacaaatttttgaagataattgttacaatcctcggttttttgagtgcctttataaatccctactacaatgggtttactatttaagatatttacaattctgacttaaataggccaaatttgaattgtattggaactatctaaactacatccatccacatgaaaatataattgcaactctccaggaattactggagaacattgagataactgttgaactatttccaactctacatcaaaatgaacatactctcctggttctaccacagaggtgacgacactggtacatggtatactaatgagcgttcttatatctttcggcaaactagaaaaatacgaatgggtacgtagaagagataagatgttgttcccctgagtgtgcgttaaattattgtccacaaagcaagatgctaaaccatcacgaaatgatacttctgaaacagtaccagcagattcccaaaccacatcatcgcatgaaaaggtagaagacgaataatgcgtgaatgaagatgtgatgggaatattaagaagactttcattactattattactgacaggcacggataaagaagacgtgctgggaatatgttctgcagattatcaagattagggggactttgtaatttattgtcacgtgaaaacttcctcaaatttgaggttatttcgcgccgaatatttcgtttctgcctagcgcttaatttattatacggttttcgcgaaaccgacttcttcaaaactctacgatccatgggggtaaaagaaaactgaataaagaatatacaaaatatataataatgtgttacgtgtattggtaacaataccacgtggcaatacttatctggcgtcttctctgcttctatccttccttccttcaaatccactgctcatccagtcttcactgcttcagagttaattcacgaacttaacaattagtaattaactaacaaaggaatcactaaaaacaagacggaatcagagcgcgtgtcgaaacaccgacaccttcgtcgtgagaggtGTTGTTCccggtctggtgtcgcaaacggcactgcgcatgatcccttaacgcgcaacacctaacatacgcgcatcataaattaaaagttatacatattatagctttaaaagaaattaatgaattaaaattaaaaattaagaattaaattaattaaattaataatgtgtgcattaatatttacgcgtattattgtgttagatcctTAAGGGCATGCGCACAGTTGGCGCGGAATTTGAATGTCATTTGTTTCTAACGACCGCATGCAGAAAAATGCAACTCGCTACGGTCATTCGCTATCGTGCATCCCATAAAGAAGATCATATTTCGAGAAGCGAATTTCGTAGACAATTGAGGCAATGGAAAGGGTAAGTTTCAgtctcctgtatcatataattaatctaaaatattgtatatattaccggtatatcattatattatttttcatatgtttttcAGATTCCAAACCGTCGTCCAGAGAGGACAATTCAGAAGCCGGCGAGGTATAAGACCACCTCGTCGGATGGGGAGCCTCGGCGACGGAAACGCCCCTTTCAATCAACAAGTGCTCTTGACTCTGATGAGGAGCTCCGGCGACTTCTGGAGGCCGATTCGCCGGAGAGTCATGGAGCAAAGTCGACATCGTTGCTCAATCCTCCTCCCATACCACCACCAACCTCCTCACCAATAGATTTGTCCGCTTCCTCCACGTCCTATTTACCACCACGTCCTATAACACCACGTCCTATAACACCACAGACCCCCGCAACCATCACAAGATCCCAATTTGAGCAACTGATGTCGCAAAACGAGAAACTGATGTCGCAGAACGAACACCTCGCAAGAAAGCTGGACCTCCTGGAAAAGAAAATGGATCAGTatgtaatttaagaaattgaaattacagtatgatggcaatatttaacaaaatttacttcttctttctagaatattaaaaaaaagggaGCAACCTCATAGTTATGGGAGAAAGCCGGAATGTCTACCTCTTCAAACGAGGGAAGAGGTAGACAACTTCGAAAACTGCTCCGAACAGGAGTACaataatgtggtaagtgtatgcatttattccattGCTATATGCGCACACACGTGTGAGtatatatattaatgatataacttattattttttaggttgactTCTTTGCCCATGTAGGAGGGTACAATCTAAAAGAGGCACTGAGTGCCTCTTTTAGAGAGGCTGTCGCAGACAGCCTCCTACCCTCATACACGTGGTTTGGCAGGAACAGTTGCCAACCATTGTGTCCCACGAAAATTGTGCGGgcccttttcggtaagaattatttattgcttaatacattaacttaataagcttaatatgaccgtgtaaataatctttcttaaataatgttgcAGATGCAGTTTGCGAAAGCAGATCTTTCTCAAGGCCCACTCGCctcgaatttcaagattcgatgcGAGTGGTCCTGAAAGCTCGCAAGAAAAGGGTCCGGCACAAGAAGCCGTCGGGCAGTGCGGCGAGGTATGTTAACCCCTGGGAGCAGGCAGAGTAACCGGGGGCGCAAGTGGAgggaggagttttagtgggtaaaccctcgctgtcacatcgcccctctgaaacggggggcgatcgcttggggagtcccacactttctcgGGGTTGGAATGGCCCCGAGAAGTTGTGCGTAACGCATTTAACCTCcctccactgaaaataagaaaaataaaaaataaaaaaaaacaccaaacagcacttttcagtgctccaaacagcactttttagtgctaattttaaattatattaaatcatattttaaattaaattggctttttaaattgactttttaaattaaattatatattttaaattatattatatattttaaattatattacaattatactaattgtaacaatttgaaaataaattcaattgaaataaaaaattaatacacattaaaaatattccgtcatccctttccatattcttctttcaatcttcttcgaattcacttcctctcgcacgcacactcttcgcgctcttttctctctctgtctcgcacgcatactcttcgcgctcttttctttctctctcgcacgcacactcttcgcgctcgttctctctttctcgcacgtacgctcttcgaattatacaacacggcgctttgtctttcacgacacattgtggtgtttacgcatcactttatctttattacgcattgaaacttaaataaaataccttttcccaccctacacaggaagatttacttcaatttttaccgatatttactgttagaacaaggttacgtccgttcttagtgcgacggacctgccctctataacgaagccaaagtttggctcccatgccgcatgatgccgcatggaattttacctgtaggcttcgcatggatgtgacaaacatctgccgccgcatttccttaggaatttcacgacacactttggtgtcacaatcaaagcacaggagttccaaattctgcttcgagcagggtttggtacgaaatacataactcttttgcttcgagcaggatttggtcgagtaggcatttggctaactgggttaTATATGcacaaagaaaacaaaatctctAAATGAAATAGAACAAACTATTCTAATAAGTATTGTACAATATATCTTATATCAATTTTGTATTAtgcgttttatataaaaaaaaaaaaaatgatttatttacatGAAGTTTGGCAGCAAACCTATTTTTTACTCCGATTGTATAACAACATTCATAATGATGTACTTCAGTCCATACATCTTTTATTTTCAATCATCAAAAAcgatatacatttttttattaaaaactttGGGAACcatatattataaaattctcgttaattaaattatttgtgatcgtatccactataatacaGAAAGATGGGGTGCAACTTTGAATTTTCAAGGGGTGGCGGTACGGGCGTAGCAGAAGCAATTGGAAATTGGGGATTTTCTAATGGAATATCAAGTTCTGGCCAAGAACTTCAGTGTTTAAGATATCTTTCGGAGAAAATGGCTTGTTTGTAAGATTAATTCtgccattttatttcaaaatgatGCCTGCCGCTTTTTCATGGaatttaattattgtaataGTTTTGGaatgaatttataattatatgtCTTTCTAGAAAAAAGACGAAACCGATGATGTGTGTAAAATACGACTGCAGATATGATCCAGAAGCTTGGTCAGTAAAACCTAGTCCTGAAGAGTGTAAACCAGCTTGGTCGGTTCCTATGAAGAGACCACTGATTACCTATAGTTCTACCGCGGAAATACTTTTAACTTCGAATTTAAATAGCATTGGAACAGATTTATTATATGTTATACCAGGCCGAAGTTATGTACTACAGGGTGTATGtaaaagtattttttatatttggTTATACGTAAAATTCATTTTGTATTATTATGTTTCCATGTTTCCAAATATTAATCTTCACTTTTGTATAGTTTTATTTATTCGGCTtcgttattaattatttctgaAGATATAGGTACTTTAAACATTCAGCAATACGATGAACAGTATGTATACATGCTAGTTCTACGCGATTGGATTTCTTAAGATTTTCGATTAGACCTTCTAGTTTTTCCACttattttgatttttacagACGGATAAGTGGTACCGAGGAAAACCAATTTGCTGTCCACAACCGATCTGTTCGACGCCAAACTATTCGAAACTGTATTGTTAGTGACGATGTAACTCCGTATTTTAAAATAAACTCCGCCTTTTagattgtcaaataaaaaattgtactttatcattattaataaaatataaataaatgtacTATATTCTCATGTAAATTGTAGTTTTAATCTCTTATTTTTAAAGGTCttta
It contains:
- the LOC143355505 gene encoding uncharacterized protein LOC143355505 — encoded protein: MGCNFEFSRGGGTGVAEAIGNWGFSNGISSSGQELQCLRYLSEKMACLKKTKPMMCVKYDCRYDPEAWSVKPSPEECKPAWSVPMKRPLITYSSTAEILLTSNLNSIGTDLLYVIPGRSYVLQGTDKWYRGKPICCPQPICSTPNYSKLYC